TCCGTGGGTCCTAGTCACTTAGGGTTAAGATCGTcttcattttgtacattttagaaAACCTGGCAGCCATGAGCTGATGGGGCCCCAGGCCTAACAGTGACGGGGCTCACGGTCCCCCTGCTGCTGGGTAGACCTGAGAAGGCCGGACTCCTGGGAGCCCCCAGTCCCCTGGACGGTCCTCAGTCCACCCGTGCTGCTCCTCGGCTCTGGGCCGGTCGGCCACGGACGGGGTCAGCTCCTCTGGAGGAGGTTGGGCTAGGCGACCCCGGGGCCACAGGGCAGAGTTCCCCTGGATGCATGATGGCAACGGGCTGTGGGTCCCCTGAGGGTGACAGGCCCTGTGCACTGAGCAGCCCGCCCAAAGTGCCACAGCAGGGCTCCAGCTGGTGCTTCACCCCAGGGTAGGCAGGGTCACaaggccgggcgggggggggggggtgcccatGATCCCATCAAACAAGCCTTCCAGGATTTCTGTGAATGTAGACCTGCTAacctgacctctgacctccaggtGGGCGTCCTTCCCAGCCCTGATGGCAGTAGCGCAGGGAGGTGCGTGGGGGCTTTGCTCTGTGGCCCTGCCCGCTGCACCCCTGGGGGCCACATGCCCCTCCTCGCAGGGGTAACCCATGGTCTTGGGCGCACCAGCCCTGACCTGCCTCTTCTCACAAACCATCCAGCCCGTTTTCTGGGAAGATACCTGTTTTGCCTGAAAGACGAAACCCTAATCTTACCCAAAAGGAGAAGCTGATGCTTCTGACTTGGctctccagcccctcctgcctccgCTCTTTCCGGGTGTGCAGGACCGGGGAGGGCTGGAGACCACTGCCCCGGCCCCCTCGTGGCCTCTAATTGTGCTCCCCGCTCGCCCCAGCAGCCAGATGACCCAGTGGACAACAGACACTTGGCATCGTTTTCCTCGTCTGTCCATGAGGCCTGGAGGAAGGACAGAAATAGGCGCCCCTGCCGGGCTCTAGTGGTTTCTCGGGGTCAGCCAACGGTCCCTGCGGCCCATCTGCCAAGGACACAGGGCACTGgtcctggcctccctcctcctcctgcctggccACCCTCAAGTCGCAGATGGCTGGGGTCAGGGTGATGGGAGACGGAGCCTAGATGAGCAGCCTGGCTTGTACTCAGAGTAGCTGGTCAGAAGCCACATGGCCCCGATGTGCCCAGGCCTGCCTCCCGCAGGTGCAACAGCCGGGCCTGGTGGGGCCTGGGGcgtgggggcagcagggggcgggggggggggggggggggggtgcacccTCTGTGGCGGATCTCTGGCGCCCTCTGGTGGCAGCCGGGGACAGATGCAGCGACCCCCAGGGCCTTCCTccaagccctgcccctgcccctcaccgCGTCCCTGTGCCTTGGCGCCTTGGCTTGTGCAGGGCCCAGCACCCCCAGCTGGCTGCCACCCTGGCTCCTCGGGCGTGGCAAATCAGTTTGGGGGCTGAGCTCCTGTACCCTCGCTTCTTTGAAGGAAAATGATCCCCATAGACGGAGCTCAGAGCAGACTCAGCCCCTTTGTTGCTCTGGGGACTGGTCCTGGTATGATTTTGGAGACTCCTGGGAGAGCCGCAGCCCCGACCTCACGCCATCCTGCTTGGGGGCCCCTCCCTCGGCTACTTGCTCTTGGGGCCACCAGGCTGGGTGACCtccggggcctggggcctgggtgctTCCTACACAGGGGCCAGACGGGCAGCCTGGGAGGCcgcccaccacccctgcccctggcagGCACCCCGCTCTGCTGGCACCTGCCCAGGGCGGACACTTGACGTGTATCTGGTGAGGGGACTGGGTGACCGCAGCGACCCCTGGCAACCCCCGGGCCCGTCCCCGTTCAGGCTGCAGATGAAGGAGGCCAGAGCAGCCTTGCTTCTCTCCGAGGCACAAATTTGGTAACTGAgcgccccagggcaggagaggtCCCCGTGGCCCCCCATCCGGGGAGTGCTTGGACACAGCGCATGTTCACCGGAGCAGCCCCCGGCGGCGGCGAACGTTCCCAGCTTGGTCCTCTACCAGTGTGACGTGGCTGCCCGGCCCCCGGCCGCCCCAGTGCAGGCCGGTGCACGTGCGTGTGAAGGTGTGGGTTCAGTCCTTTATTACACGTGCccggtgtgcacacacacaagatcACCTTTCACAGAAAGGATCAAAAGCCCAGCCTGGGGGGCATCAACCTCGCCGTGCAAGTGTgcacgcaccccccccccccccgcccagccatgtgcatgcacgcacatgcacacacgggcTCCAGCTCCACCCTCCGTCTGAGCTCCCGTGTCGCTGCGGCCGCCCCAGCACGAGCACCAGAGACGGGGAGGCGTCACGGGCGCAGGGCTGTGTGGCAGTGGGCTCACCATCGCCCGCTGAGCGCTCGGGGCCTCCAGACAGGCAGGAGCCGGTCCCTCCAGGTCAAGGGGACGGCAGGTGTGCGGGTGCGGATCTTGGGTACGGGGGAGCCCAGAGGGGCCCCAGGTCAAACAAGCCGACCCGTGCCCTGAACCCCACTAGGAGCCTCCGGCTCGGGGCTGGTTATTACCCGTCTCACATCCCTGCTCTCAGGGCTTCTGGAAGGGTTGCAAAGCCCACCTGGGGCTAGGAGGCAGGTAAGACAGGCCCTGCTTTTCCTCCCGGGGCGTGCAGTCCCTCCACTGGTGGAGGCCACCAGCAAGCGGGGCTCAGCCTCAGGGAAGCCAGCCTGCCTTTGAAAGGAAGGCACAACTATGCAAATCCTCCCAGCGTGGGGTGGCTGTCGCAGTGCTCCCCACCCATGTGGGCCAACCCATGctggggctgcggctgcggccCTGCACCTGCCGTCCCGTGCTGCTTGCTCACGGGCTCTCGATGCACCCACGGCACAGAGAAGGTCAGCTGTCCCTCAAAAGCACACTTTCCCAGAAATCGCTGCCGCAGGAGCTGTGAACCTGCCAACCAGAGTCGTGGCGAAGCTGGGAACACAGTCCCAACCCCAGCCCTGGAGCGTGGGTCGGGTGCAGAGGGTGGCGGGGGGCTGGTCCCTGCTCCACCCCATCTCACCTGCAGTCTTGGACCCCTAGAGGGTACTCAGCACTGTCCCAGGGCAGGAGCCCTGGCCGCCCCTGTGGGCAGATCACCGCTGCCGTGTGACCTGTGATGGGAGAGGACCAGGACACCGGGCTCTGTcttggggctgagggaggaggagtcAGAATCGAGATGATGGCTTCGCTGGTTGACCAGCTGCCTGTCTGGCTTTGTGAGCTCTGCAGGGACCAGGTGTCCAGGTGACCCTGCAGCTTCGGGCATGGTGCCTCCCGGGATGTCCGTGCCATGTGGGAGGTGGACAGGGGTCATCCaccagccaggcctggggtgACAGCCGGGACCACACCTCACAGAGGGATTGCAAACACTGGGCTAGCGGAAGCCTGTGGCCAGTGCAATGACAGGTGACTGCGGCCTTGGGTCAAAGACTCCCACAGGGCTGTGCGCGTGGTCTGGCCCTCCATCAGGGGTCAGTGCAGAGGGAACCTGCGGGGTCTCGCCACCATGTGGGCACGGCTACCACGTCCTCCTTCCCAGAATAGATGGGGAAGGGCTACCCAAGGGGCCAGCCCCCACTCGCCTGGAGACCGCATGGTTGGACCCTGACTTCCGCCTCCTGGTCACACGGATGGATGGAGCTTGGACCCGTCATGGCTGGCACGAGAGTGGAaccctccaggtcccctccagGCCTGACGTCAGAGCCAGCTCCACACCACTGACAGGTGATCATAcaggagggggggcagggaggtgaggggagggcCTCAGTCAACCAGGGCGTGGCCAGAGCCTCCAGCGCAGGAGGGGGTGAGGGCCAGAGGCTGTCCTGAGGTGAGAGGAGGTGTGGGCCAAGCCCACTGGGCGGATGCAGCTGTGCTGTGTAGACAGAGCCCCACGTGGACAGGACTTGCCACATGGACAAGCCATGTGTGTAGACGGAGCCCCGATTGGACAAGTCGTGCCTCGTGGATGCAGCTGAGCCACGTGGACAAGCCTTGCAGCGTGGGTGAGCCCCAAGGGCGCAGAGCCCCATCTCTAGCGTCTACACCACAAACTCCTCCAGGAGCTGGTCCTCCCTGCACAGGACCAGGTAGAGGCTGTTGGTGGACCTGCAGGTTCCCGGCGGTGCGTGGTCCAGGCTGTGGTGGGGTGGCTCTGCCTCTGGCATCTGTAGGGGGACAGTGCGAGTGCGTTCTGcttcctgccctgcctcctcATCTTTGGCCGCGGCTCCAAGTCTGTCCTCCCTGCACCCACACCCCCTCTGTCCCCGCCCCCAGATCCCTCACTGCACCCTGCTGGGCCCACTGTCTGCACAACCAGCCTTCTCCTGTCCCGAGTGCCCGCCACGGGTGCAAGCTCTGTGGGCAGGAGAGGGACACGGGCCAGGACGGCTCAGGCAGGGAGCGGCTCCTTCTGCAccggctcctccctctcctcccctgtcctGGGTCGCCCCTGGGGCCCTACGCAGAGCCCGCCCCTGTCGGACTTGGTTACTATTTGAATGATTTTAGGGATAAGACCTGGAAGCGTCCTCGGAAGTCAAGGAGAGCCTCCTGTCTCTATCTCCTGTGTGAGGAAGCCTGTCCAGTGCCCGGGCTCTGAGGCggccgccggggggggggggtcctgtcCAGGTGGGGGTCCAGCTCGCATCCACCACATCGAACTACTGCAGCCACTTCGCATCCCACAGGGTGAGCTCACCACTGCAGAGGGGCTGAGCGCGCTGGCGATGCAGGCTGTCTCATCGCCCTTTGGGGGGCATGTCCTATCCACTGTCTCTGCCCAAGgacccccaggggcccagggcacCGACCCTGCCCAAGGCACCggcttctctctctatccctggGAAGTCACATCACAGCCTTATGTTCTCTCTGTCCAGGGCACCACCCCCAGGTCTGCTCCAAGCAAGGTGGGGAACCCTCTGCCCAAACCATTGGTGTCGgtctctcctctgccccagggGGGCCTGGAGCAGCCCCTGGAGTGCTCActacccggggtgggggggtggactCTGCCACCCACTGAGCACTCAACCAGGAAGGTGGAGACCCCAGGGGGCCAGCCCCTGCCTGCCTTGTTCCCCGGAAGCTACCCCACCGCCTGACTACAGGTCCAGGGGTCTCCACCCAGGGACCTCCGGTGGGCCTAGACGGGCCAGGAGAGCAGGTGCCAGAGCCAGcctggggctgcccagcctggggctgccaCGGGAACATACCTGGTACAGGGCCTCCGCACACCTGCCCCTCATCCTGATCAGTGGGACCTGCACGACTGCCGAGGGCTCCGGGCCAGAGGCTGTGAGACAGGAGGAGGCGTGAGCAGAGGTGGGATGAGCCCCCGCCGCCCAGCTTCTCCCCTGGGGACCCTCACTCTGACTTGGGACTGGGCCTCCATGCACCCCTCTCCAGGGCCCTTGACCTGCAGCGTGGTGGTGGGAAGGTCGGCGGCGGTCACACCCTGGTCACCCGTGCTCCCCCTGACGTGTCTGAGCCGCCTTGAGCATGCAGGCCACGCTCTGGACCACCTGGCTCCTCCTCGCCCACggaagccccagccccagcacaggATGCCGGCCCTCGGGGCCCCCATGGGACTAGCCCTGCAGGGTCCCTCTGCCGTAAGCCTTGCAAGGGTccgggccctccccacccccatcccgtCGGCTGGCACCGTCCCATCCTTCCTCACTGGCACCAGGGCTGCTTTGGTTGACCAAACGCCCTGATGTCCAGTCACAGCGCGCTCTTACTGGGCAAGCTCCGTATCATTATTATCGTTCACGTTGGATTGCAGACCACGAGCTTGGACAGAAACAGATGGAAGCCACGTGGTCCTTTACCACCTGCCCCTGGCTGGCCCTGGTGTCCTGAGGTGACCCTGGGTGACCCTGGGTAGCCCTGGGTGGCCCTAGTGGCTGGGACCTGCAGCTGGTCCCCACGAATGCCCCTCGCAGCCAAGGGTGCTGCGGATGGTCAGGGAACAGCAGAGCCAGTGGGACCTTCCTGAGGTGCCGGGGAAGGCGCTCCAGGACCCCACACGCCCAGACCGCCCCAGAAGCACCCCTGAGGGCTGAGCTGAACAGACATTGGGTCCTACAACTCATCTTATGATTTCACTGATCCGTGTGGCTGCAGAAAAATCTGGGTGACACTCCCTGATGGCCAGATGATGAacgaggggccccgaggagcctcTTGTGCCCAGCTGCAGAGAAGGCTGCAGGACCCCCATCACGCTGCACCCCACAGAGGGCCCTGCCGTCCTGTCTGACCCCTGACCCCAAGGCCCACCTCATGGCAGGGGAAGGGCGAAGGAGTCGCAGGGAAATCCCAGTCACCGCAGCCTCTCTGGGGACGGTCTGTGCTCATCACCCTGGTGCCCACAGCAGTGGCCCTGCCAGGGGCCGGCTGGGGCACACTCACCGTCTCCCCGGGCCCGGCCATCCCCCTCTGGCTGGCCTCTGCTGGCAGCCTCCATGCCGTGGCCGCTCCGGCTGGAGCTGGAGCCGCAGGGTGGCATCTCCACGTGGAGGGCCTCAGCACCCCGGGGCTCGTCCACTGCCATCTCCCCGGCCTCTCTGACGCCTGACGTGTGGGAGCTGCTGCGGCTGTCAGCTGACCCAAGGGAGAGGCGGCGGGGGACGTGCTGGCTGCTGCCCCCGCTGCCCAGGGAGCCCCTGCCGCCCGAGTCCGGGTCCAGGTCCAGGTCCAGGGTGTCGCTGATGTAGGACTCACGATAGCGCTCCTTCTCTGTGTGGGGACAGGACCGACAGTCCCTGTCACTTACACCCCGACTGTAGGTATAAGCGTCTTCCTGGAGCTGCAGGCTGCCAACAGTGGCCGCCCACCGTCAGCTGGTGCTGAGGCCCAGGAGGCACAACATGAGGGGTTTGTGGCCCTGGGTACCCCCGTCACagcccaggctgcccaggtggcATCTGTCACCCTCAGCCAGTAAGCTCCTGATACGTGCCCCTTGTGATAGTTTCCCAAGGGCTCTTGCGTGGCTCTCAGCTCGAGGGACCCCGAAGCCGTGCCTGCACGCAAGCAGCATGGTCACAGAGGCACGCCGCTGCCCACACAGCCACGGACCCAGGAACCACCCAGCCCCTTGAGAACTCTGACCCAGAATCCAATAGGTCTCTAGGCCACATCTTtagaactgcgccccggggaggaGTGgagctgcctcctccccctccgaGGGGGACACAGGAGCCAAGAGGCCACGCCCCACAATGGGACCAGTGGAGGTGCCACCAGCCGCCGTGCCCTGTGCCTGGCGCAGGTGAACCCTGGTGCCCGGAGAGTCGGGAGCGCGGGTGGACGGTGCGCACCTTCGGCCTCCTCCCGCTGCCGTAGCCTCTGCAGCGCGGGCCGCAGGCTGAGGTGGAGCTGGTGGCTGGCGCTGAGCAGCTGCAGCAGGTGGCGCGAGCGCCAGGCGCAGCCCGTGTAGTACACCAGCTTCCGCGCTGACGGCAGCCCGTCCAGCCGCATCTCGAACTTCTTCCCCTGGACAGAGGAGACCAGGTAACTGCAGGGAAACCACGTAACAACAGGACAGAAGTGTCTGAAGCAGCGGCCCCGACCCCAAACTAGGAAGCCAGCCGGTGCGCAGGCGGGAGGTTAGGGGCACGAGTCTAAGGTGGACACCGCCCTCAGCCTTGGCCAACCCGGGGGCTGACCGCATTGCAGGACGGGGCGCCAGGTTTTGCTTCGCCGTCCGGAGCAAGGGTCCAGGGCCAGCGTCTGCCCGGGGCCTCACTGTCCTTGCGCTCAGCCCGAGTGCCAGGCCCGGCCGGGGAGGCCTCGTGAGGCCAGGACACACAGCGGGGGCACGTGGAGGCTGTCACCCCAGAGGTGCGTTTCTATGGCTGACTTCTCACTTCCCTTGAGGGAACCCGAAGGTCGCCGGGGATCAGAAGGCGAAGGCCGGGGCAGCGGCCACGAAGCACTTCCCAAGGGCAGGGCCACTATGCCCTACAGCGAAGAGCCAGGCCCTGGATGCCCCAGGTGCGGGGGCTCGGGCTGGGCCCCACGGAGGATGAGGGCTCAGGGGATGGCCTGAAGTCCAAGGGTGGGCTGGGCCCTCCCACCTCAACCCCGTCAGCTCGTACCAGAAACGCCACCTTCCCAATGTGGGACCAGGGGAAGTCATAGAGCAGCTCGGGGGCACGGTTCACCTCCTGCAAAGGAGAGAGAGCCACTCAGGAGGGTCCACCCGAGGCAGCACCCAGTCAGCCCTccaagaggaggggaggggtggggaggtggaaggaggtgggaggagggggaggtgcacggagggagagagaggaagaagaggggagagaggtggaggggcagggaggaaggagggagaggagaaggggaggaggaagggagaggggaaggggaggaggaaggaggtggaagggggaagagaggagaaaggagggagaggagaggggaggagggagggacaggggaaggggaggaggaaggaggtggaagggggaagagaggagaaaggagggagaggagaggggaggagggagggacaggggaaggggaggaggagggaggaggtgagagaggaggaagaggggaaggaggtggaagggggaggaggggagacacTAGGTgagagagggacaggggaggtggaggagggagaagggaaggggggagagagaaggaggggaggaggagaggcagggaggaggggcaggggggagggaggacgctGCAGGGACTCTTCGGTACCTGGTAGACTTGCATTCCCTTGAGGGTCAGTCCCAGGATGATGGTAGGTCTGTCCTCCTTCTTGTCCTAGAGGACACGAACCTCAGAGAGGCCCAGAGCCCTGTGCCGGGCGGTGGGTGGGTCCCGCCACGGACAGCAGGGCCCTTTCCCTGTGAGGCCAGAGGCCTGgtcccacctccctgcctccttcaccTGCTCTAACTTCTGCGTCCCTGGTAGCTGAGCTCCTGGAGCCCCACTCACGGGCCCTCCACCCAGCTTCCCCCAGACTGTGCAGCCTGCAGACTGAGGCAGGAAAATGCCAGAATCAGTCCCATT
This portion of the Vulpes lagopus strain Blue_001 chromosome 2, ASM1834538v1, whole genome shotgun sequence genome encodes:
- the FRMD1 gene encoding FERM domain-containing protein 1; translated protein: MNAEARDVLVLLPTREQLRLVVGVQATGRELFQQVCDVTSIKEAHFFGLSVVRNDEYVFMDLEQKLSKYFSKDWKRDAHEAGGRPPAPFVTFLRVRYYVDNGRVISDQTARHLYYCHLKERVLRSQCAHREEAYFLLAAYGLQADLGNHREPVHAGRYFEPQAYFPPWIIAKRGRAYILRHAPAVHREQRGLNPKEAVLCFIREACRLEDVPVHFFRLYKDKKEDRPTIILGLTLKGMQVYQEVNRAPELLYDFPWSHIGKVAFLGKKFEMRLDGLPSARKLVYYTGCAWRSRHLLQLLSASHQLHLSLRPALQRLRQREEAEEKERYRESYISDTLDLDLDPDSGGRGSLGSGGSSQHVPRRLSLGSADSRSSSHTSGVREAGEMAVDEPRGAEALHVEMPPCGSSSSRSGHGMEAASRGQPEGDGRARGDASGPEPSAVVQVPLIRMRGRCAEALYQVCSRGSPRLGSPRLALAPALLARLGPPEVPGWRPLDL